Genomic segment of Candidatus Aegiribacteria sp.:
GGGGCATCGCGTTTCTATGCCCCTCGGGCACATGACCCCGGTCTTCGAAACACTTCGCCAGATGGAAATCTGAGAAAATCCGGGTTTCTATTGCCGGGTGTCCTTACCAGTAACACCTTGACAAACAAGTCGGAATTACTGACCTTATGTATAATATGAAGGGACATTTCCGGAAAATGTTAATAAAGAAGTACATTTTTTCGAAACAGCTCAGACCAAAAACCGAAATGGTCATGATTTTTTCATTCCTTCTCTTTCTATTTTCACATTCAGCTTTATCAGGTCCGGCGCGGATTCTGTGGGAAATGGAAATACCTTCTGAATTTGACAGCTGTATATGGGGAGTTGATATCACAGATGACGGCGGAGCAATCTGCGTTGGGGAAATCGGCTCAATGGATGATGAAATAACTTCTCTTTTTCTTCTCAGGATTAATCCTGACGGATCGATCCCGTGGGAAAAGACCACCGGTTGGGGACTTGCCACTTCAGGGCAGGATGTAATCCAGGTATCCGGTGGATTTGTTGTTTGCGGCAGCATCTTCTCCGGTACCGTTTACGATGGTTTTGTGGCGAAATTCGATAACTTCGGAAATGTTCTCTGGTGCAGGGAAATCAAAAATATCAACGATGATGTATTGTATGATATCTCACAAACAGCCGATGGAGGTTTTATAGCAGCAGGATATACTGAATCCACAGGTGCCGGCGGAAAGGATTTCTGGCTTGTTCGGATAGATGCCGGCGGATATCTTGAATGGACCAGAACCTTCGGAACATCAATGTCTGAAGCAGCGTATTCAGTAGCCGCTCTGGAAAACGGTGGTTTCGCTCTTGGCGGAGGCAGTTCCGGGGATTTCTATATCGTAATCACCGATTCAACAGGTACCGGATTAAATGCTTACTCTTTCGACAATGAAGGACATGAAACAGCAAAATGTCTTATAGAATCCTCTGAAGGAGGATACTTCCTGGCTGGAATCACTATGCAGCCCGGCAATTATCAGTCGGATATTCTACTTGTCAGAATGAATACCTCAGGAAATGTTATCTGGTCAGTCACGATTGAAGGTGATGATAATGATTCAGCCTGGGATGCTGTTGAACCGGAAACAGGCGGATTCGCTGTTCTGGCGAACACGATGTCTTCCGGCAGAGAAAGCTATGACGCGGTACTATACCGGCTTGATCACCAGGGTAATATCATCTGGGAACTAAACGCTGGAAACAGTTTCTGGAATACAGGAAGCGGACTTGCCATCAGCCCGCAAGGTCATCTTCTCTTCGGCGGCAGAACCTGGAGCGAAGAATCAGGATGTTTCGTCCCCTGGATTGTGTATACCATTCCGGAAGACCTCCTCAACTGGTAGCAAAGGAGAAGAGACATGTCTGACAGACATAATCTGAAATCAAACTGGGATCTGCTTAAGGATTTCGAGAGTGATCAGTCAAAAGGGATTGAACATCCGCCTCTTCAGAAACCTGTCCCTGAAGGAGTGCCTCTGGTTTCCCTCCCGGTAGTAGATATGGCTGACTTTCCGGACTCATCCATCTCGGAAGCCGTCATGTCAAGAAAAAGTGTAAGAAGTTTCACGGATGAACCCGTCTCTATAGACGAACTATCCTGGCTTCTCTTTGCTACTCAGGGAGTTAAGAGTATCGTTCGAAATGGTATAGCTTCATTCAGAACGGTACCGTCAGGAGGAGCTCGCCATCCTTTTGAAACATACCTTTCGGTTAACAACATCAGCGAACTGGAACCAGGGCTGTACAGATACCTGCCTTTTGATCATGCCCTTGCTCACCTTGGAGACAGGATTCCT
This window contains:
- a CDS encoding SagB/ThcOx family dehydrogenase; its protein translation is MSDRHNLKSNWDLLKDFESDQSKGIEHPPLQKPVPEGVPLVSLPVVDMADFPDSSISEAVMSRKSVRSFTDEPVSIDELSWLLFATQGVKSIVRNGIASFRTVPSGGARHPFETYLSVNNISELEPGLYRYLPFDHALAHLGDRIPPSSIIEGCLDQRFTGECSVTFIWTVLPYRTEWRYGPVSHKVIALDAGHVCQNLYLACTASGLGTCAIGAYDQDIMDSLLDLDGRDEFVIYIAPVGRI